The proteins below come from a single Bactrocera dorsalis isolate Fly_Bdor chromosome 5, ASM2337382v1, whole genome shotgun sequence genomic window:
- the LOC105223790 gene encoding uncharacterized protein LOC105223790 produces the protein MYKFTHFDKKLCRFLRHKFDLAVDDCDVYSIWHFCPGTRWRAIKNFLLESSLCQAEWFPVIYWVVLAISTLGSFYSLSEFTSLYWGGRKRVSMWRSRKYYVIPYSVLRKCRLVGSLVMLNAWLLLWYAVINVSPGHMTPWLTINMFVLSFELMAWLVEVLVGATKLDLHTLFTFCLPVANYLFVRCVRNVFQNAIETNDVDDLRLWKRGFK, from the exons ATGTACAAATTTACACATTTCGACAAAAAGCTTTGCAGATTTCTGCGGCACAAATTCGATCTTGCCGTGGACGACTGCGACGTCTACTCAATTTGGCATTTTTGTCCAGGCACTCGTTGGAGAGCGATCAAAAACTTTTTACTGGAGAGTTCGCTGTGTCAAGCTGAGTGGTTTCCTGTTATCTATTGGGTGGTGCTGGCGATCAGCACGCTTGGATCG TTTTATAGTCTCAGTGAGTTTACCAGCCTTTATTGGGGTGGACGCAAACGTGTCTCTATGTGGCGCTCTCGTAAATACTATGTCATACCCTATTCGGTGTTGCGAAAATGTCGCCTGGTTGGGTCTTTGGTGATGCTCAACGCTTGGTTGCTGCTTTGGTATGCAGTTATTAAT GTTTCGCCAGGTCACATGACGCCTTGGCTTACCATCAATATGTTTGTGTTGAGCTTTGAACTGATGGCTTGGCTGGTGGAGGTATTGGTTGGCGCCACCAAATTGGATCTGCACACGCTCTTCACCTTTTGCCTCCCGGTGGCGAATTACTTGTTTGTGCGTTGTGTGCGCAATGTTTTCCAGAATGCCATCGAAACGAACGATGTCGACGATTTGCGGCTGTGGAAGCGTGGCTTCAAGTGA